A window of the Aquarana catesbeiana isolate 2022-GZ linkage group LG05, ASM4218655v1, whole genome shotgun sequence genome harbors these coding sequences:
- the LOC141145358 gene encoding RNA-binding protein 12B-like: MTIIVRLQGLPPVADSFDIRQFFYGLNIPRGGVYITGGKYGEAFIIFGSFEDAQYAMTLSGRPLKTSYIYLSYSNESEMRRALEVYRIGPNDSLGGLSSGMSQRGTRIQGGAKPSFLYIHGMSQKITKVELREFFKGFTVEDVIFLKFVSGVRNGNALIKFKGSNEATDALKLDGVFLGGSPVTLRLSDEDEWNKNGGDSNVQKRDRSPPPRRSPRRTPRRSPRRSPRRSPPPRRRRTRSRSPRRERRRSPYIREFYVHLINVSYRAEKADIKKFFFDLDMDDAHITFLLDKDGKRTREAFAMFTTQKDYKRALNLNLESFKGHTINILPISKKGMLELIDRRKSGASGGRSSRKSESSQEHRKFVFLRNFAASITKADVVTFFKDFPLKEDDVTLLYDDKGVSLGEALAKFADEKEASKAEKLNHEKYQGTEILLSRISEEQMKSLTKGNSSDKGSAKPENSIVSQATDVPETTDEAYAQEAESSDPVQQKNLDASKENDSKKKVAANKENDGKSEMDADKENGEKDLDVNNENGNKENNADQEVDGHKEKDKEKDEEMDVTPPLDSEETELVDSTGPLPESDSATECLDDSVVESENDINGTNEVLSEGLTLVFIRNLPVTTTSDEIVDFLQDYKVASVNLKYIGKGEATVRMSDAEAKSAIEKLNKKEVGLKQVLLSLI, from the coding sequence ATGACAATAATCGTACGTCTACAGGGGCTTCCTCCTGTTGCTGATTCTTTTGACATTCGACAATTTTTCTATGGATTAAATATTCCCAGGGGAGGTGTTTATATCACAGGAGGAAAATATGGTGAGGCCTTTATCATATTTGGATCATTTGAAGATGCCCAGTATGCAATGACACTATCTGGACGTCCTCTGAAGACTTCATACATTTACCTATCCTACAGCAATGAATCTGAGATGCGTCGAGCATTGGAGGTTTACCGAATTGGCCCAAATGATTCTTTGGGTGGTCTTTCTTCAGGAATGAGTCAGAGAGGTACTCGCATCCAGGGTGGAGCGAAACCTTCATTTTTATACATACATGGGATGTCCCAAAAAATCACGAAAGTTGAACTCCGAGAATTTTTTAAGGGGTTTACAGTGGAGGATGTCATATTCTTGAAATTTGTAAGCGGAGTAAGAAACGGAAATGCCCTAATTAAATTTAAAGGCAGTAATGAGGCTACCGATGCACTCAAACTTGATGGTGTTTTCCTTGGGGGTTCTCCAGTAACACTCCGACTTTCAGATGAGGATGAGTGGAACAAAAATGGTGGTGATTCGAATGTTCAGAAAAGGGATCGTAGTCCTCCGCCACGTAGATCTCCACGTAGAACCCCGCGTAGGTCTCCCCGCAGATCTCCCCGTAGATCGCCTCCTCCTCGAAGAAGGCGAACCCGCTCTAGATCTCCAAGGAGGGAGAGACGTAGGTCACCATACATCCGTGAATTTTATGTTCATTTAATTAATGTAAGTTACAGAGCGGAAAAAGCGGACATTAAAAAATTCTTCTTTGATCTTGACATGGATGACGCTCACATTACATTCCTACTTGATAAAGACGGTAAAAGAACAAGGGAAGCCTTTGCAATGTTCACAACCCAAAAAGATTATAAAAGAGCCCTAAATTTAAACCTTGAATCCTTTAAAGGTCATACTATTAACATATTGCCCATTTCTAAAAAAGGCATGTTGGAGTTAATCGACCGCAGAAAGTCAGGAGCCAGTGGGGGTCGTTCAAGTAGAAAATCTGAAAGCTCTCAAGAACACAGGAAGTTTGTGTTTTTGCGAAATTTTGCAGCTAGTATTACAAAAGCTGATGTAGTTACATTCTTCAAAGATTTCCCTTTAAAAGAGGATGATGTTACTTTACTGTATGACGATAAAGGTGTCAGCCTTGGGGAAGCATTGGCCAAATTTGCAGATGAAAAAGAAGCATCTAAGGCTGAAAAATTAAACCATgaaaagtatcaaggcactgagattCTGCTTAGCCGCATTTCTGAGGAGCAAATGAAATCTCTTACCAAAGGTAATAGCTCTGATAAGGGATCTGCAAAACCTGAGAACTCTATTGTTTCTCAAGCCACTGACGTGCCAGAAACTACTGATGAAGCATATGCGCAGGAGGCAGAAAGCTCTGACCCGGTACAACAAAAGAATTTGGATGCCAGTAAGGAAAACGATAGTAAAAAAAAAGTGGCTGCCAACAAAGAAAATGATGGCAAAAGTGAAATGGATGCGGACAAGGAAAATGGAGAAAAGGATTTGGATGTCAACAATGAAAATGGGAATAAAGAAAACAATGCGGATCAGGAAGTGGATGGCCACAAGGAAAAGGATAAGGAAAAGGATGAGGAAATGGATGTCACTCCACCGCTAGACTCCGAGGAGACTGAACTTGTTGATTCCACAGGTCCTTTGCCAGAGAGTGATTCTGCAACTGAATGTCTAGATGACTCCGTAGTGGAAAGTGAAAATGATATAAATGGCACTAATGAAGTCTTGTCTGAAGGTTTGACACTTGTGTTTATCAGGAACTTACCTGTTACAACCACTTCTGATGAAATTGTAGACTTTCTCCAAGACTACAAAGTGGCCTCTGTAAATCTCAAATATATCGGAAAAGGTGAAGCAACAGTGCGCATGTCTGATGCAGAAGCTAAATCTGCCATAGAGAAACTTAACAAGAAAGAGGTTGGCCTTAAGCAAGTGTTACTCAGCTTAATTTAA